The DNA region GATTGGATAGACCCAACTCTGACATAAGTGGGAGGAGTCTAGATGACAGAATGaatatattgttgttattattattattagtgattAAACTGATTGTCATATGCTATGCATAGTACCGCTGACACAAGTCTCAATGTTTGGGGGGTTATAAAGCGAGAACTACAGTGTTCGATAGAATGATGGTGTCTGAGGGACTTTATGCTTATAGAAGAACCAACGTTTGCAATAGAGATGTGTGTGAAGAATATTATTTTTGAGCATCCCTTACAACTTTGTATCACCTTTACTTTCAAGAGTATATGATCACTAGGCATGCACTGAACATTTTGCAAAAAAATTGTATGTGTATTACAACTGACTATATCAGTACAGCCTCATTTTGCTCAATTCCTGTCGAAAATGTTTGTCACGAGGATATGCTACAGTTTTTGTGCACTCCTCTTTGAGTGTATTTTACAATTGTAAATTTGTAAAACATTGTATATCATGTCTGATATTCATAGATAATTTCGGGCAAATATCTTCATTTTGGTGCTTTTGGTATAAGATTGCATTTCAGAAACAAACATTATACATACAGGCCAGTAATTATAGCTGTATTAAAACTGACAatgttgttaaataaaaaaaaaaaataaaaaaatcagtgcatcCCTTAAGATCAAACCTAAGAAGCGTTGGTGTATTAAAATGCACTATATCGTTACAACGGTTTTGTTTCtgccaaaaatgttaattttgatgTATCTCTAAATGTCACTATTTTGCATGGGACAAAACATCCTAAAAAATGAACATTATGTCTTGAGACCAATTATTGCAGGTGTTTACAACCAACTATAAAAAAGGCTAAATTAATGAAATCTTGCAACAAAAAAGTTAACTACGTAGTATATTCAGCCTTtggattaagtttttttttaaatcttagacAGATTTTGTTCATTTGAAAAATATCACAAACTTTTACAACAGGAAAAGACATGCAAAGGTTGATATTTGATCTCCAGGTATTTGGTGCATTTTTTGCAAACTTTTCTGAGAcaaaacattgtatttttttctaaatatcaaACATTGTTCAGTTCTGATAtcttttcattttggtgcatttagtgCATTGGGTGTAAGTTCGCTATTTATCACAAGGGCATGCCACTTTTTTTTGCActtgttttttaaaaacagaacacAGTAGAAGATTGAACATTATACCTTAGAAATTATAACTGCTGATGTATTAGTATCGACTGTATTttaacacccttaataaacaaaacaacaaaaaatacatatgttCTACTTTATCTTTAAATgcccttttttatacttttttcattttggtgcatttggTGCAAGATCACTATTTATTACAAGGGCAtgcaacaattatttttttagaatattgAACATTATACCCTAGAATCGATAATCACTGATTAGTTTCAATTATACTGTTACACTCTTAATAATCAAAAAACATGTCCCACTTTATAGTTAAATTcccttttttgttcagttttgatctttttttattatgGTGTATTTGGTGCAAGATCGCTATTTATCACAAGGGCATGCAACAATTATTTTTGCACACTTTTCTAGAACAAAACATTGTAAAATATCGAACATTATACCTCACAAACGATAATCATTGATGCATTAGTATCGACTATATCGTTTCCCCCctaacaacaaataaacaagaacaacaacaacaacaaacacactTAATGCTGCTTACCTGTTGCATCCCTTTTCTCTCCACTGAGGCGCGCGCGAGAGGCTGGCAGCGCCCTACAGGTGTCGCCATCCCACAAACAGCGCGAGCACAGTCACCTGGATGGCCGTGCACAGCAGGTGCATGCCCCGCGCGGACACCGTGCCCCCCGGCTCCGGCGCGCGGCGGCGGCGGGGATTGGGCTGGTGGTCGACGTCATCGCCCCcgctgttattgttgttgttgttgtcgcGCTTATCGTGACCGGCGGTCTCCCACCGCTTCTCCAGCTCGTCCCCGATGCGGCGCAGACGGTGCGCCAGAGATCGCAGCGCGCACCCCGCGTCCCCGGGCGCGTGCACGGCGCGCTCCACCCGAACACAGCAGCACATCGCGCGCCCGGCACGAGCGGCTCGAACTGCGCGTCACCCTGCCTGCTCTGTGCGCGGGAGCGAGGCGCGCGCCCGAGAGCCGAGCCCGCGTGTGTTGCCGCCCGgccgtattattattatttattattaaggaGTCACGTGACTTAGAGCAGGTttacatcatcatcaccatcatctactctctctctctctctctctctctctctctctctctctctctctcttctgtcacCCTCTCTATCactgtgctctctttctctcactgttctctattctctttattctctctctatttatatattctctctctctctctttctctctctattctctctattcccactttacctctctctctctttaccactctctagagaaagagagagagagagagagggggagagagaggaaaaaatggaaaacaataagagaccacttaaaaatggtgagttactttgaaaacctcttgaatataatcaagaggaagatggatgatcacaagccatcaaaccagagttgcataaagttatccaaaagcagtgtgtacgactggtggaggagaacatgccacatttataaaataaaaaacaatgttaattttacttaaacatatgtctataaatagcaaaaccaaagaaattgattcagaaactgaaatgtttttttttcccccagagctgtatatttatagttAGCTTCGCCTAAATAAAACAGGAGGTAGGATATATCTATAGACTAAAAACATCCTGTCAGAAAATACTTCTAGCTGAGGCATATGAAAGATATTTAGATGGTctaaactaatataaaataattaaaaaataagtaaaaaaatatatttttaactaaacaTTTTAGGCCACAACTTGATGGGTAATACAACTCGACAGACCACCAGTGCTTGTTTAGGATGTCTGTTTGTGAAGAAAATTACaaaaaccgtgtgtgtgtgtgtccgccaGGCGGAACCAACGAGCGGCAGGTTTAGCCGAGCCGGTTTAAAGGCTGCACCGCGCGGTTTGTTTGGGTGTTAGCAGTAAACTAGCTAGTTAGCACAGTGGaggaatataatgtaattaatggggtaaaattcaattaaacaaaccaaaaaaaaaaaacacttttaacccCAGATTACAGCAggcatggaggaggaggaggagctgctggCCTTCAGGGCGCGGTGGAGGATGGAGCTGGAGGAGAATAAAACAGTTAaacaggagaaaagagagagaggactggGCAGGACTGCAGTGGCTGAGAGCAGTAGCGGCAGTGCTGAGACTCAGGACCCGCAGCAGGACCCGCAGCAACCCCAGTACGTGTCCATCGCTGCGGGGCTGCTGGACGGCAGGAGCAGCCCTCTGCTGGAGCGGAtagcggaggagaggaggaggagaagcggGAGGAAGAGACGCTGTGAGccgggaggagcaggaggaggagagcaGGAGGAGAAGAAGCTCTCTGATCATCTAAAGAGAAGGAGCGATCTTCTAGACCAGCTCATTCAGGATTTGGTAGGTTAAGAGTGTGTCTGCTAGCTGTTCgaacattgttgtgaggatttgattgcattaaaccATTAATGATTTTAGTGGTCATTAAAGACACCTTAGCTCATCCCAGTGGAACTGGATAGAATTTTATCATTTCATAGAACTCTCTTCTGTCActgtgcacatctgtgtcagcaacttacctcgctctgcctcactttacctctctgtaccttgctctgcctcactttacctcactctgcctcactttacctctctttACTTCGCTCTGCCTGACTTTACCTCTCTTTACCtagctctgcctcactttacttctctgtaccttgctctgcctcactttacctcactctgcctcactttacctctctttacctcactctgcctgactttacctctctttacctcgctctgcctgactttacctcactttacctcactctgcctcactttacctctctttacctcactctgcctgactttacctctctttacctcgctctgcctgactttacctctctttacctcgctctgcctgactttacctctctttacctcgctctgcctgactttacctctctttacctcgctctgcctgactttacctctctttacctctctttacctcactctgcctgactttacctctctttacctcactctgcctgccTACCTCACAAATTCATGGTGTCTCACTTTACTCACTTTAAagcttttattatgtttttttttttaagtattaaaacattaatttcttcACCTGTGTAGAACGAGACCACTGACATCCCTTTCTTTGATGTGGAGTTGCCTTATGAACTGGCCCTGAAGATTTTCCAGTTTCTGAGCAGAACTGATCTGGGTCGATGTGCACAGGTAAGTAAAGTGTCTATATTGACTAGTGCTGGGCAGAGAAGCAGAGTGAGTtcaagcgaggtagagtgaggcagagtgaagtataGCGAGATGGAATGAGGTAGAGCGTCGCAAAATAagctagagtgaggtaaagtgaggcaccAACAGTTAGAGCAagataaagtgaggtacagtgagataGAGCAAAGCAGAGGGAGGTTAAAGTTAGGTAATGTGAGGCAGAATGAGTTTGAGCGAGGTAAGGTGAGGCAGACTGAGGTAGAGATCCACAGTGAAAAAAGACACCAAACTGCTTGTTATCCTGGGAAAAAAGTGGGTCATGTTCTTCTGCTCTTTACTGTAGGTGAGCAAGTTATGGAGGATGTTATCGGAGGACGAGGTCCTGTGGTACAGGCTGTGCCTGGACGAGGGATATCACAGCGGGGCAAGTGTCTCTGACTCCCCCTGCTGGAAAAGCACGCTCAGAGACTGCTGTAACACAGAGAAGATAGTGAAGTACAACTGGAAGGTGGGTAGCAAAGACATCCAGTGCTTCCAATGCATGTCAGTCAGCATAATGTGATCTATTTATTTACCTTAAATTAAATCATgatatttaattatatgtttTCTGTCTGTTCTGTGTCCTGTAGAATCGAGTTGGGTCAGTAAGTCATCTACAGTATGAACTGGGAAAAGTATTGTGTGACGTCAGCTCCTGTGACGGACACGTCATTGCTGGGTAagtgtaaaaacataaaaaaaaaaaaaatatatatatatatatatatatatatatatatatatatatatatatataaaaccagggttctctcctccTGTGatcatgagagactccatctttcgGATCTTGTTGAGAAAAACAATTAgcatgattgtggcgctttattaagattaaaaacaacagcattactatAACAGCTTAAATTACACATATTTgtttcctaagcatattactggatgcattccAGTGTTTGAAATATTTGTAAGAAATATTATCTTTAgactgttaaaattaaattattttaatagtgtcaatcatttaaaaatgaattaaaatcatgattaatttttttagtGCTGGAACTTCCCAGTATTATTGTAAGGGGACAGTAATAACAGTGTAGTGTGGTTTGGATTTGGCAGACTAGAGCAttctgtactgtattataatgtctgagagagacagagagacaagggAAGTGCGAGGGAAATAGCgcaagaaatggagagagagacaaagaaggcacaaggaaaagagagagagagagagagagagagagagacggcgcaaggaaagagcgagagagagagagagagagagagagagagacggcgcaaggaaagagcgagagagatggagaaagacagAAACGGcacgagggaaagagagagagagagagagagagagaaacatacgGCGcgagcaaaaaagaaagaaagagagacacgcGGCTCAggcaaaataaagagagagacagacagagagagacacacggtgcgagcgagaaagaaagaaagagagagagacacatggCTGATGGGGAGAGAGACATAGACTGCacaaggaaaagagagagagagagagacgatgcgaggaaagggtgagagagatggagagagagacagaaacggcacgagggaaagagagaaagagacggtgctaggaaagagcgagagagatggagagagagagagacaacgcgagggaaagagagagagagacagagaggtggagagagagacagagatggcacaagggaaagagagagagagaaacatacgGCGCGAgcagtaaagaaagaaagagagacacgaGGCTCGggcaaaataaagagagagacatacagagagagacacacggcgcgagcgagaaagaaagaaagagagagagacacatggCTCgggcgagagagacagacagacagacagacagacacacacacggtgcgggcgaaagagagacagaatgagagaaagtATGAGCCCCTGACCCTGCGTTCACACAGGAAAGCGACCGGCAGCGgtgaaactcttgctcttcctgtttcctggtgcggtcctgatgagtgccagttttatcattataatgtttataaaagtCTTTGTGCACTTTTGTTCGAATTTGTGCAATTTTTGAATTGACTGACCATCATTTCTTAGagtatttaagtaattaactctaaatgtttctatctaagcaagagatgctactttgaagattttttattttcattttttatttatttatttatttatttatttatttatttttttttgcttttttctttgcattttgtttGTACTGTTACACTACAACTAGCACCAAAAAGAGGAATTTAATATACATACAGAACAGAATCTCAAACAATGATGGTCATCGTCTGAACACTTCTTCTGTTAGTGCTATATTCGAACTGGCTatgatatttttgtaataaatctCCCCACAGTGTAGCTGTAGATGCAGCAGCAGGCTCAGTATTCCCAACTGCATGTATGTTCTCCTCAGGTATACCTCAGGTGATGTTCGTCTATGGAACACTCTCCACTGGGACTCTGGAGCTCTGTACCTGAAACCTGCCCACCACGCAATGAGAGACGATAACCCCCCGCCTCATGTCTGTTTCGCTCGAGTCAATGAGGGCGTGGCCTGTGCTGCGTATGAGAACGGTGAGAGGACTGGTTTTAGAGTATTAATTCTTAGTGAGACTGTACAGTATAgacatttaatacaaaaaaagaatgATCAGGTGTcctgattaggggtgggcgatatggctctaaaataatatcacaataatttcagggtatttttgcgataatgatgtacttggcgatataggaaaacagaaataatTCGTTAATTTcagtaatatagtataatagttttacagtataatcataatgtggcaaaataaataatatagcataacataatataatgcagcaaaaaatattgcagaatatttagtgcatgcacaaagagaagctgtatgggagagtgatgcgaaagaagccatttctgcaagcacgccacaaacagagtcgcctgaggtgtgcttttgctttttgactctgtttgtggcgtgcttgcagaaatggcttctttcgcatcactctcccatacagcttctccttgtgcaaagtgcattgaattgttgaccgatgcacagtgacaccatctgcagcaagatgatgctgcagctctttggaggtggtctgtggattgtccttgactgttctcaccattcttcttctctgcctttctgatatttttcttggcctgccacttctgggcttaacaagaactgtccctgtggtcttccatttccttactacgttcctcacagtggaaactgacaggttaaatctctgagacaactttttgtatccttctccTGAACAACTAtgctgaacaatctttgtttttagatcatttgagagttgttttgatgagcccatgatgccactcttcagaggagattcaaataggagaacaacttgcaattggccaccttaaataccttttctcatgattggatacacctggctatgaagttcaaagctcaatgaggttaccaaaccaatttttgtgcttcagtaagtcagtaaaaagtagttaggagtattcaaatcaataaaatgataagggtgcccatacttttgcaccggtcaaattttggtttaatgcatattgcacattttctgttagtacaataaacctcatttcaatcctgaaatattactgtgtccatcagttattagatatatcaaactgaaatggctgttgcaaacacccaaatatttagaactaaaaacgattaagattaataggggtgcccaaacttttcatatgactgtaatattacccacccctagtCCTGATACTTCTGTCCATGCagtatatatgtaaatgtatgtattggCCTGTGTTCTGACAGGCTGTGTGGATGTATGGAGCACTGAAGCTGGTTTCGAGCCCATTCATCACTACCAGCACCTCCAGCGGGTCGATGCTCTAGACCTGAGCCCCGACAGCCCAGTGCTGGCCACTGCGTGTGGGTCAGAGGTGCGGGTGGACTCCCCCGATGATGGAGGCTACTGGAGGACAAGGTGCCTCCACCACTTGCCTAAACCTGTAAGCGTATTCTGTTTATGAACAAATCCATTGATTTAATACTCTGGTGATTCAGTATATTTAAGTAGTCAGCAGACCTGACTGTCTGCAGCAactaggcatgatgggtgcatcacttcTTCAGGCTCCTCTTTTCTttccctgatgctccatcactctgtaacagggtaaatctggacttaTCAGACTCAGCAGATGACTTTCTTACATTTCTCCAGAGTCTAATCTCTTTACACTTCCTAGCAAACTGAAGCTGTTttgagcagagactgtaaaaaagatggacgccgcgtcgccgttcccattcattcaataaaaattacgccaaaatcttccaccatcgtccagcgatcctgaaacccgagtctgtagagcgcagtagagacgagaggagggagaaagactgtggagaaacagcctactcatttaaataaccccgcccctgagagctgcctccacagagctatatacagtctatggtcccgcccatacagtcattggtcccaccccggctataggtgtaacccagcccttttacacaccaataaacacagctttttaaatagagctgaataaagttaaaaaaaaaaaacgaattctgtggggatataaaaaatttaccaatataaacagaggttacactaactgctgtatttaaataatggatGTAGAATTACTGTATATTGGAAAAAAgtgattgaaatttgtctgttttgccattgaaacctatggggatgggtggagttacacagctttctgcaacctaacagcagggggcaccgacctgtggtggcttcactttcgagagacgatgctctgtccagctatacacagtctatggttttgagtgatgaagtgttttcttaaggcta from Astyanax mexicanus isolate ESR-SI-001 chromosome 22, AstMex3_surface, whole genome shotgun sequence includes:
- the fbxw8 gene encoding F-box/WD repeat-containing protein 8 isoform X2 — its product is MEEEEELLAFRARWRMELEENKTVKQEKRERGLGRTAVAESSSGSAETQDPQQDPQQPQYVSIAAGLLDGRSSPLLERIAEERRRRSGRKRRCEPGGAGGGEQEEKKLSDHLKRRSDLLDQLIQDLNETTDIPFFDVELPYELALKIFQFLSRTDLGRCAQVSKLWRMLSEDEVLWYRLCLDEGYHSGASVSDSPCWKSTLRDCCNTEKIVKYNWKNRVGSVSHLQYELGKVLCDVSSCDGHVIAGYTSGDVRLWNTLHWDSGALYLKPAHHAMRDDNPPPHVCFARVNEGVACAAYENGCVDVWSTEAGFEPIHHYQHLQRVDALDLSPDSPVLATACGSEVRVDSPDDGGYWRTRCLHHLPKPVDGVLVVPGKRALPLVSAWAGENVYLLDSGQTEEEQEQDEGSRLLHSVYGQPVTCLDVTACRAALGVKSCGWGMNDGGNKIRVYSLETRQSEVNMGNSPGDFTCINLRDAPPHLLVCGNKDRRHPVRHTRFDASTLVTANIPDEKSPRGACITDDDLTAHRRHRGVICYYDFSVDSSTQDHVLPICRSSYSETSGYNYNIGLAMPYDALADPHTSRL
- the fbxw8 gene encoding F-box/WD repeat-containing protein 8 isoform X1, whose amino-acid sequence is MEEEEELLAFRARWRMELEENKTVKQEKRERGLGRTAVAESSSGSAETQDPQQDPQQPQYVSIAAGLLDGRSSPLLERIAEERRRRSGRKRRCEPGGAGGGEQEEKKLSDHLKRRSDLLDQLIQDLNETTDIPFFDVELPYELALKIFQFLSRTDLGRCAQVSKLWRMLSEDEVLWYRLCLDEGYHSGASVSDSPCWKSTLRDCCNTEKIVKYNWKNRVGSVSHLQYELGKVLCDVSSCDGHVIAGYTSGDVRLWNTLHWDSGALYLKPAHHAMRDDNPPPHVCFARVNEGVACAAYENGCVDVWSTEAGFEPIHHYQHLQRVDALDLSPDSPVLATACGSEVRVDSPDDGGYWRTRCLHHLPKPVDGVLVVPGKRALPLVSAWAGENVYLLDSGQTEEEQEQDEGSRLLHSVYGQPVTCLDVTACRAALGVKSCGWGMNDGGNKIRVYSLETRQSEVNMGNSPGDFTCINLRDAPPHLLVCGNKDRRVRVFDLRTGTSVVSLYAHHLGVTTVQADDWKIVSGGGEGLVGVWEMRMGAKLWEMHNRHPVRHTRFDASTLVTANIPDEKSPRGACITDDDLTAHRRHRGVICYYDFSVDSSTQDHVLPICRSSYSETSGYNYNIGLAMPYDALADPHTSRL